The Fructilactobacillus myrtifloralis genome segment GTTGCCAGCGGACATTGTTGCCGAAGCTCGTTCGCTTACTAGTCAGGACAGCCAGGAAATTAATCGGATGATTAAGCAACTAACCCAGCAGACCAAACTAGCGGATGAACGTGCCCGCACGCTTGACCGTGAGTTAACGGAAGCCACCGATTTACATGCGGAGTTACAAACTAAGTTTACCCAGTTTACGGAACAGCGAGATCAGATGTTAAACGCCGCCAAGCGGGATGCTAACCAGCTAGTTGCGCGGACCAAACGGGAAGCCAACGCCGTGATTGCTGATTTGCACCACAAGCAAAAGCAGGGGGCAGCCATTAAAGAGCACGAAATCATTGCCGACCAGGGGAAACTGAATGCGTTAGAACAGCATCCAGAACTAAAGCATAACCGGGTGCTGAAACGCCAAAAAGCTCGCAAACAGTTCCATGCGGGTGACGACGTCTTAGTGAAAACTTATGGGCAACGAGGCGTGCTGCTGAAAAAAGTTGGAAACCATGACTGGGAAGTGGAACTCGGAATTTTAAAGATGAAGGTGGCCGAATCCGACTTAGAAAAGGTGCAACCAGAAAAACCGAAGTCCAAACCCAAAGCCAGCGTACGGCGGACCAGTTCAACGGGCTTGTCTACCACTTTAGACCTACGGGGCGTGCGGTATGAAGATGCGATGCAGCGTTTGGATCGCTACATTGACGCGGCGCTCCTAGCCGGGTATCCTTCGGTTACAATTATCCACGGGAAGGGAACCGGGGCCTTGCGAACCGGAGTCACGAATTACCTGAAACGGAACCGGCAGGTCGCGTCCTTTGGTTTTTCACCAGCTAATGCTGGTGGAGACGGGTCAACGGTGGTAAAATTCAAATAAGTTTAAATGATTGTAATTTTGCACAAACTTGTTATACTTACAGATAGTAAGTGAATTAAGGAGGAATTGAAAATGGTACATGAAATTACAGATGCAACTTTTGCGGAAGAAACGGCTACTGGAACGGTAGTAATTGATTTTTGGGCACCATGGTGTGGTCCATGTAAAATGCAAAGTCCAGTGATTGAAGAACTGGCAAACGAAGAAACGGGCATCAAGTTCTGCAAGATGAACGTTGATGATAACCAACAAACGGCCGGTCACTTTGGAATCATGAGTATCCCAACCTTGTTAATCATGCAAGACGGACAAGTGGTTGACCAAGTGGTTGGTTACCACCCGAAGGCCCAATTACAAAAGACGCTGGCTAACTACACGGCCTAACTAAAAAAGGAAGTCCACATTGTGGACTTCCTTTTTTAGTAACGGGAGCAGCTAGGGAGCATTGGTGTGCATCACGGCAATCAGCACGACCAGCATTCCAATTCCGACCAGACACAAGCAGTACACCGATTCTAGCAGGTGATTAAACCGAGCTAGTTTAGTTTCAGTGTGAAAGAGCGCTAATAAGCCCTGGAGCAGGAGACAAACTAACATAACCAGCACTAAACCAGTTGCAACGATTTCTTTTTTACTCATTTCATCACTTCTTTCACGGTAACTTTTCTACTTTATTATATTATGAAATCAAAAAAAAGAGCCGAATAACGACTCTTTTTTGCTTAATTTGAGAATTTAAAGGTTTTCTTCGATTTCATCATCACTGTCCGCAGGAAGTTTGGAATCAGCATTCTTATAACCATACGCAAAGTAAACGATGACGCCGATTAAAAACCAAATGATGGAATAAATTTTAGCTTGAATATCCAAGCCCAAGAAGACCACGAGCGATCCCAAGAAGCCAAGGATCGGCAAGATGGGGAAGAAGGGTTGCCGATAAGCGGCAGTTGGTAAGGACTTACCTTCTCGTTTTCGCAGGGGGTACAT includes the following:
- the trxA gene encoding thioredoxin — its product is MVHEITDATFAEETATGTVVIDFWAPWCGPCKMQSPVIEELANEETGIKFCKMNVDDNQQTAGHFGIMSIPTLLIMQDGQVVDQVVGYHPKAQLQKTLANYTA